Part of the Mytilus edulis chromosome 9, xbMytEdul2.2, whole genome shotgun sequence genome, atttatttttcttatcaaTTAACAATTCTTtgccagacagttttcacttgacctcgacctcatttaatggctcagtgaacaaggttaagttttggtggtcaagtccatatctcagatactatcagcaatagttCTAGTATGTTGGGTGCATGGAAAGACTGTAAGGTGTTCATgtacaactggcaggtgtcatttgactttgtcctcattttcatggttcattggtcgatGTTTAGtcttcttggttaatgttaagtttttgtgacagttgtaatatagctttattatgtaaatcaatcgtatctgattttatgccctttatgggccctgtaattttggaaataaaaatattctattctattctattctatattaAGGACTATCCACATAACatcaatgattaataaagaaGGCTAGATATTTTagcgtgtgtactcttgttttAATTCTGGCTATGCATTTATTTGGTATGTTTATATTCGTTCATATCGTTTGctttacatccagtggcaaatatttcatgcatgttcatgatgagaacaaattaacaaagaGTACAATATGTATAATCAGACCCCTCACACGATTTTGTTATATGCATGGCGTTACACTTATCCATAACAACGCAATCAGATTATACATCCCCTTTCCAACCAGATGTGCCGGCATTTTTACACACCCAACAGTCTATGGAAGACCCACTTTGCGACAAGGGTTTCACTGATTGGACGAACAAATTCCAAAGGATGACCTAAAATGTATACCTTAATCAAGCCTTGGGGTAAAATGTCATTCAGTGTACAATTAACAATGAGATGATGTTTAAAATAGCGTGACGACTGACACTTCGTAGTGCCAATAACTCATTACCGCAAGTGTATTTATGAACTCATTATTTGCTAAGCCTTCAATTCACTGACATGTCGAATGCATGTGTTTTGAGAAAAAATAACTTGTATTATTTATCACAATTTTATATTGGATGAAAAAATAAAGACTCTTGTGTATtaaacatgtatttcagttgaaGAAAACTCTTGCGATATGCTCTCTAATGTGTCTACCATCCTGTTCTCCTTCAAAATTCGGAACTTGCACTGGCTGGTCTTGCTGAACATGTACACCACAAACATCTTCCAAAGGTTCATTCCTTGTTAAAGCTATGTTATGTAGAACAGCACAAGCACCAAACACTCGACAGACTTTTTCTGGTTTCATTCTGACCtgaaatttaatttcataattatgGGCAGGAAAAtatctttcaatttaaaaaaaaactgtttcagaAGTGTATTCCCATCTACAATATTGTCTCCTGGAAAATTACCCATGCAGATATCCACTTTAACAAAAAATACCATGTTAATGATTATTTGCACGGCATTCTAAAAAAACCAATACCGATAGCTACTTAAATAACAGGTTCACTATAATCCCTATTAACTGCGGCTCTTTCTGTAACAATTGTCTCTAGTTTTTCAGAGCttccatttaatttttatggggATAGTGTCgcttgtatgaaatttaaaaagtcaGGACAAGAGTTTGAGTAAAAAagaggcaggatgacaatttatgtatgaaagtgtgaaaaataaaaaggcatttTTCATACTAGCCCCCCCTCAAACAATAAATGGTAGCTCCTTAATTAGTATCCTTTTAATAAttagtttctttttttgtgtCCCTTTTtactcaatatatttttttcttcatggcTGAagtttttttggcattttttgtaTGAAACTGCTGAGgttaattaggagataactgtatcgtattttaagctccgacggcatcaattggggatttgatggtcgcaaattaagtttactggcgacgcgttagcggagacagtaaacgggtatttgcgaccatcaaatcccaaattgatgccgtcggagcttaaaatacaatattgttatctccattctaatgaaactgacagaaaacaacgttaaaacatgtatttaaaatctgtcatatgccgtctgcgcttgcgcgtacgtcccatagcatcaattgtcaattgatgccatgtaagaaagtgacgttatccaatcaaaatgaacgttacaaacgttgttgcattagaattaaccATTTAAGCTATGCATCACTATATAGGattatctcattgttgaaggcggtacagTTACCTATCGATGTTAACTTCCAAGAAATTTGGTCTCTAGTTTGGAgtattctcattggcaatcacactacttttttgttatcatattttaaagtattctataattattTTTACCTCAGAGTGTAAAACATGAAATCTTCTCTTTAAGATTCCAAAAGCCCTTTCAATAATAGATCTTGTACTGGAGTGTGCTCTATTAAATCTTTGCTGGTGTCTTTCTCTGGGATTTAGATAGGGTGTCATGAGAAAAGGGCGACATGCATACCCGCTGTCTCCTAGTATCAAACCGTCTGCAAGTCCTCTGTTGTTTGTCTCCAGGTAGTGACATAGGTTTGATGTGTTGAAGATGTGGGAATCATGGGTTGACCCTGGCCAGTTAGCAGATATATTGGTAAATTTCcctgaaaaaatattaaactaatTTAATTCTATGAAGAGTACTAAATAATGTTACAGTTAACTGCAGCTTGAACTGTTGAATAAAGGTCACTCAGTCTATTGCTGCTTGTGACAAATAAGAGGGGGTATAGGAACTTTATCGGGACTCCAGttaataatcatatttttttttcaattaaaaagtgTAACTCAATTAGAACTAGTCTTATTTTCATTGAGGCTCATTGAGGCCCTAAAAAAATGCATACAGATGATTGAAACTATTAGTATActcaataattttattatttatgaatgttcaaaatcgttttcagtgaaaaaaatatgtgtttcctTCAGTATAAAAAGGGGGGGATCCGGATCcagaaatcctgggcttaaaaacacaaaatcccgAGATccagaaattcgaaaaaagaattcccggatcctgaAAGGGTCATTCCCGAAATCCCGAAAGGGTGTCATTCCTGAAAtctcgagcttaaaaacacctgatcccatACAGAAAAATACAACAGTAATATTTATGCTTTCCTTCATCCACATTGTAAAGATTAGAAATAGCACATATAAATAAGTGGAACGTATAACCACACTGTTTGGAGTCACAGGTGCGCGGTCTTATTGGAAAAGATAGCACACAATGACCCGATCGTCGATCAATCACTTGTAATATTTGGGTCGTATAAGATCGAGGGCCGAATTGTTGGCTTACTGACGAGAAAGTTTAAGAGAGACAATAACAAAGGTaaacaaataaacagacgaaGAGGAGATCAGACACATaagattaacaaattaaataagtACCTTCGTAATCACACACAGCCTGCACGTTCACACTATGGAACCCCTTTCTGTTGACAAAAGCTGCCTCGTTCTCTGATGGCCCTTGTATCTTGATGTGTGTGCAATCAATGCATCCCAAAACATTTGGGAAGTTCATTTGTCTGTGGAAACCACACTTCATCCTGTTTTTAGAATTGATGTCTTTTGGCCACTGGATGAAGTTGTCTTTCACATCAAGTAAAGCATTGGTAACATCATTCACTGCTCTAGATACAGTTGCTTTGTCGTAGCCCATTGTATCTCCAATTACTTGTAAAAATGACCCAGAGGCATAAAACCTCAAGGCTATGCATACTTGTTGCTCCACTGTTAGAGCAGTTTCCTTTGCTGTAGATCTTCTCAATTTATCTCCCACAATATTACATATGTAGGCTATAGAGTCTCTTCCAAATCTATATCTTATCCTCATTTCATTGTCAGTCAAATTGTTTAGATGTGAAACCATTCCTCTGAAGATTCTCTCTTTTCTTTGCCTAGGTACCATTAACAGAGCAGCCATTTTATCAATTAAAACGCTTCGTTAAGTATTTAACGAAGGTCTATAGCAGCGTTAGATTTTATAGAAGTTATCGACAGTTTAACGTTGCGTTAAATCTAACGTAGAGATGAACAACAGGATTAACCATACGTTAAATTTTAACGAAGCGTTAGCATATTTTAACGACAGCGTTAGacttaacgacaagttgaacaaccggCCCTTGATGTTTAGTACATTTGTACTAATTACGCTatcattttatattgatttttttttaaattgaactgaGGCttactctgtctgtctgtcctacAGTTCGAGAAATCAGTTTTCTACCCTtttttttcggcttaaaaatattgatttgatatttggtatctATTTTCATCATGACAAGTTAGAGATCAAATTAGAATTTTGTTCTGAATCGATGATTTTGTCCAGAGTTATGGTCATTAGAGtagactaaaattaaaatattcaggTTTCCGCacaatatttattcttttttgaaaatattgcttTTATAATTGGTTTATAGTGTTTCCATGAGAAGTTAGAGATCAAATTAGAATTTTGTTATGGTCTGATAATATTGTGCCGAGTAATGGTCCTTGTACTTAGAAAATTCAATCAGATAATCAGTTTTCAAccttttttgggataattgttaCAACATATGTAGTTTTATAATGACAGGTTGCAGATCAAGTACAAATCTTATTCCGGTCTGATTCActcaaacatttcaaataatcagtttccacaacttttttttattatgcttgtagatattgacttgatatttatTATATTACATCTTGCAAGTTAAATTAAGTATAGAATTTTGTTCCAGTATAATGAAATTTTAACCAAGAGGGGACTATGTATATGTCTTGATTGAAAAATaagtaaaagtaaattaaaatttaaattaaccaATTATGTTTACATTACAATGTTAACCATGCAGGCGAAATCTAAATTGTTCTCAGGGCTggaatacatgtatttttaaggtTGAAATTTGGAAATCTAATTATTTAAAGTTAACATGTTAGTTTGTACAAACATTTACATGTTTAGTTACATCATTGTTTTGTTCACATCATGCACAGGAGTAAAAGGAGATGTGGATTATATGTTaatagggcagcaacccaacattaTTGTTGAttgtattaaaattgttttaatttatatataagatGTTGTTTCTTTCTGTCAAAATTTGGTTTCTGTTCAAAAgggttatatttgtatattttaacaatGTAATGTTTTCATGTTACAGGTCGTCCAGGACATTCAGTGAGCGCATACTTCTGATGCTATTCATTGCTACTGCAGTATAACC contains:
- the LOC139489224 gene encoding putative nuclease HARBI1 → MAALLMVPRQRKERIFRGMVSHLNNLTDNEMRIRYRFGRDSIAYICNIVGDKLRRSTAKETALTVEQQVCIALRFYASGSFLQVIGDTMGYDKATVSRAVNDVTNALLDVKDNFIQWPKDINSKNRMKCGFHRQMNFPNVLGCIDCTHIKIQGPSENEAAFVNRKGFHSVNVQAVCDYEGKFTNISANWPGSTHDSHIFNTSNLCHYLETNNRGLADGLILGDSGYACRPFLMTPYLNPRERHQQRFNRAHSSTRSIIERAFGILKRRFHVLHSEVRMKPEKVCRVFGACAVLHNIALTRNEPLEDVCGVHVQQDQPVQVPNFEGEQDGRHIREHIARVFFN